One Nicotiana tabacum cultivar K326 chromosome 23, ASM71507v2, whole genome shotgun sequence genomic window, ctcatggccaaacgggtcctaagTATCTTTTGGTAAAGATCCAAACCAAATATCTAGATAAAACTTGTGAAAATAATAAAGCAATTATTGAGCGGCAAAATGGTAAAAGTGGACCCCATTTAACTTTTTGCATAATTGAATATAAAATTCAAGAAACAAAACAATTTAATGATTGTGGAAATAAAAGTATGTGATATATGGACAATTACTTTTCCACAAACTAAAAAGCAAAAGCACACATTGATCAAGTGCATGCAATCACCACAGTTTAGTAATCTTTAGAAAATGATGATATTCTTAACTCAAATTTAGTTTTGTTTCCTTTAATCTTGCACTATATATATATGGCATAAACTTCAGTTGATGCTAGATCACTTGACTTTATATATATCCAAGAAAATTTAGGTCACTTTCACATATGTAGCTATCATCTTCACCTTTCTCTTCTTCTATGACAACTACATGTGGCTCATGCACAGAACTCTAGAATTCCTACAgctttttattgttaaatttccTTTGCTTAACAAGATTGGTTTTCTCTAGTAAGTAGTAGACTACTGTTTTCTTCCTTGGGGTGTAAAGTTCTAAGCTTTTGAACCActcccttttattttcttttgtttctcaCTGTTTTCATTTCATAATATGCTTTCTTGCCTCCTTTGTTTTGGTATCTTTTCagcttctcctacaaatgatctTTTCCAATTCAAAATTTGAACTCCTCTTTTGcaaccctttttcttttccttctcaaGCAAGAGCCCTTCACAGTATGAATTCTTGAATTCCAAATCTCCTGAGGCTCTCTTGAGTTCTTGAACATGGGATTTGTAGAAACAGATAAAATTATCTTCTTTTCTTATTATTGGTAAGTTTTCAGCCTCTTGAATTCCAATTCTTGGAGGCCCTTTTGGATTCTTGAGctagtaaaaagttttaaaacaGAGGATCATGGTGTTTTTGGAATGAAATATTGGTTTTGGATTTTAAgtttctcttttcttgttttcagCAAGTTCTTGATTCTTGACTAAGAGTGAAAAAGAGTGAAGGATCATGGGAATTATTGGTATGAAAGATGGTATTTGGATTTCGATGATTTTGGGGTTTATGGTATTAGGAAAAGTGTATGGAATTGGAGCAAACTGGGGAACACAAGCAACACATCCTTTGCCACCAAACATAGTAGTGAAGCTGCTCAAGGACAATGGAATTCAGAAAGTGAAGCTGTTTGATGCAGATTCAGATATCTTTAAAGCACTCAGTGGCTCTGGAATTGAAGTCATGGTTGGAATCCCAAATGAAATGCTTTATAGTTTAGCTAACAGTTTGGGTGCTGCTGAGAAATGGGTTGAGAAGAATATCTCTTCATTTGTCTCTTCCAACAGTGTTGATATCAAGTGAGTTTCTTCTTATTATTGTTGGGCCATTAGGTTATTTTTACTATCTATGTACATAACTTAAATCCTTAAGGCGTGTCTCAAACTTAATTAGAAGATTATTGTATGTTGAAAGTTGGATTAGTTAGATTTTGCATTTTGTCTGAAATTGAAAAGAATTAAGTATGTAGGTAACTTTGTCAAACAGGCAAATGAGGTAGGTAGTTGTCACTTTTCTGATAGATTTGACAAGTAAATTTATGTATCTTTATTGATTTGTTCTTTTCTAGTTACACTTATCGTTAACTTATTCATTTGAGTCTTGTAGATATCGACTTAATTGCtttaaaagaattgtatttggcttatatactttttcttgattttcaacttttttgtgaagtattatttacgATTAGTTAACTACAAGGTGCATATTATCTGTAATTTAATTACTCTGTTTCATTCTTGTATAATCTTTGTATAAAAGTGGTATTTTTTTCATGTCTCGCAACGTAAGTAAATCCAAATTTATATCCAAAGAACATAGCATGTTCTCTTCTCTGCAAAAACCCGTTCTAGAAAGGAATTCATTTTCAGTAATAGCTGTGTGTTGTTGGTAGGAGTTGCTTCTTATTTTATTATCAACAGGTGGACATTTAATTTAATAATATGAATGAATAAGATATCAAGTTGATGGTCTACACTTGTGTTTCAACAAATTAGAATGTTCTTATAGACCTGATGTTAGATGAATTCTTGAAACCTCATTCCTCCATCTCCCCCAAGTTAAGAAAAAGAAATTAGATATTACCATGACTTGTTGTTGCATTCGAAATTTCGTCATGGACTCATAGTCAAGTTGCAGGCATTTAAAAAGAAATAGGTCATAAGGGAATCCTGAGAGAGCCGATTACTCCAACTATCGTTCATGTATGATCTTAGCCAAACTACAAAGAGGTTGGCTCAAAGACTAGTCAGCAATAGCAGTTTTGCTAAATAAAGTTCTTTTCTGTCCAGATATGTTGCAGTTGGAAATGAACCATTTCTATCTCAGTTTAATGGAACATTTCTGCCAACAACATTCCCAGCTCTTCAAAACATCCAGGCAGCCCTCATAAAAGCCGGTCTTGGCAATCGGGTGAAAGTCACTATTCCTCTCAATGCCGATGTATACGAGAGTTCAAGTGAAAAACCTTCAACAGGTGACTTCAGGCAAGACATTCGTGATCTCATGGTGAACATTGTCAAGTTCTTGAATGACAATGGTGGTGCATTTACTGTCAATATCTATCCTTTTATAAGTCTCTACAATGACCCCAACTTTCCTGCTGATTATGCTTTCTTCGACGGATATTCAAACGCCATCGATGACAATGGGAAAATTTACAACAACGTGTTCGATGCAAACCATGATACCCTGCTTTGGGCGTTGCAGAAAAATGGAtacccaaatatgtcaatcataaTAGGGGAAGTCGGATGGCCAACAGATGGAGACAATAATGCAAACTTAAAGGCTGCCCAGAGATTCAACCAAGGATTCATGACTCACATTTCGGGTGGAAAGGGGACACCAATGAGACCTGGCCCTATAGATGCTTATCTGTTCAGCCTGATCGACGAGGACGCGAAAAGCATCCAGCCTGGTAGCTTTGAACGCCATTGGGGAATATTTTACTTCGATGGTACGCCTAAATACAATCTTTCCCTGGGTGCAAACAGTGGAGGTTTAGTACCAGCAAGCGGTGTTCATTACCTGGCTCGCCAGTGGTGCGTGCTGTCGCCCTCGGCCAGTCTTGATGATCCACAGCTAGCTGATAGTGTGGGCTATGCATGTTCACATGCTGATTGCACCAGCCTCGGACATGGAACATCATGCGCGGATCTGGATACTCGTGGTAACATTTCATATGCATTCAACAGTTACTATCAGGAAAACGACCAGCTACCTACTGCCTGCAAGTTTCCGAACCTTTCCATGGTCACAAACACAGATCCATCACCACCGGGTGGAACCTGTAAATTCAAAATAATGATCCAAGCGAGTAGTCCTAAAAGCCTTAAGAGTAATGCATTTACTTCTAAGCCTGTCAATGTGATGCTTCTGGTTATAGTTTCTTTGTTGAGTGTTTTGTAGAACTTCTTGAGTTATTTATATATTCCTGTCATTTTTGTGTTGAAATTGCCACCATAGATTTGTTCTAAAACCTACTTAAAATTGTCTGTAACAATCTCTCAGAGGAAACCGCGGCTTTCACAAAGTGTGAACCTTCTGATTTCCTAACAATTCTAAGCAGACAGGTTTTTAACATTTTCATAATGCACAACGATATATCCTACTAATCCTAATGTGAAGATGGAATGATAAAAGTAGTTGTATGACTGTTTTCTTCACTAAACATCtaatgtttcttttccttttcagctTCTTTCTCCCTCATACTTGGAACAGTTGCAATTCGGTCTGAGGATTACATAGCATTAACAGTAATTCAAAATTATAAAGTACAAGACATAAGGAAATTAAACTATTTATGGTAAAAAATGGGAGACAACAAAGACAAACTACGCGTTAAGTTCATGAGTTGTCACTCAAATCTTATTTTATTGCACCACAGTACTTGTTAGCTTAATGTTTTAATgatgacaaaaataaaataatgtttacccgaaaaacggatagagttgaatttatacgtagttctaaggatacatgttataacttggtacaaatttgAAAAATAAGTAAAGATATATTGAATTTTATCTGTAAAAAAGGATGAATATAAACCCAAATTGAATAGAGAGTGATTGATAAGAgaacaagatgaatcaatatcAAAGCCCAAAAAGGATAATATTGGCTAGATGTTATTAAATCTCAGTAAATCTAAATGTGTGAATGAATCCCCTTTTACAAATGATaaccactcttaatatagtgggggaatcctactttggatataattaaaaatacatagtggggatcccatgatagattaattaataagTTTTTCCTTGATTCAAGCcgtgatttccgccgagattctccccCCAAATGCGGCTATAACGATTTTTTTGTTCCTTGACTCGGTCTCAATCTTGGCCGGTCTCGGTATCGATCGGTCTCTGGgtttcgagctcgatattgattcgATCTCGACATTAGTCGGTCTCTAGGTCTCGAGCTCAACCTTGACTCGatctcggtattgatcggtctttgggtctcgagctcgacctTGGCTCGATCTCGGTATTGATCGATCTCTGGGTCTCGAACTCGAAAACCCAACTTCGCAGCACCGCTCGATATTATAATGACGAACCTCGATCCATCATGCTCCAATCTTGATTAGTCACACGAAGGGcaaactcgattttgaccgtatacaaatagtcccctcgtttctcggaaagaaggtggcgagaaacgatatgatttttcaaccTCCGACTAGATGAATACTGACGTCTGCAAAGAGCCTGATTTGTGACGTATGTGACAAACGTCCcgtcggtccagttaccaaggcattaaatgcgcgtCAATCGATGGTCGACAACGGCTAATTTTGAACCGTCGCTGTGAAATCTATAAATATCCCCTTCttcattatttcaaacttttacctTCAAATCTTTTTCATTCCAATCTACACAGTTCTTCGCCTTCTTCAAAGCTTCCTATTTCTAGGCTTTGgaatttctttgcttgttcttctcaaaacaccaaatacttCAATTTCCCTTCTTCTTTGTTCACAGAAATTTAGATGGCCAAAACATCTAAAACCATTCTACAGAAAGAGGTTCTTCCTCATCTCGGCCGGTCGGCGAGAAAACAGTGGTGGAGCCACACCTTGAAGAACTTGTTCCCGGGGGGTGCATTATTGATTCCGACTTTAAGGTTAAGAAACCCTCACCGTTTCCTAGTCGATGAGAACCgatatcgagatatatatgctcgatacccAGAAGCCTTCTTGATCGTGCGAAAAAAGATTGCAATTGGGGAAACAAAGAGGTTGTGATACCGGCACCAGAAGAATCGATTATcacccacgtggaagggtttctgagtgtttacacttatcctttcacgctgGGTCCTCTCGATCCGATCATTATAGACATCTGCAAGAAATACCAGGtaaccctcggtcaaattcacccCTCTTTCTGGAGGATCGTCATATTGCTCCGtttctttgtgagcaaaatcgatGGGCTTCCCTTCACCCTTAACCACCTCATGAGATTATATAGCCCTCGACTCTATCGAGGTGGGTTGATAAAGCTTCAACGCCGGGTCACCAAGGCGCTAATCTCAAGTATAGATGAAGACAgagatcgaggctggatgggcttGTTCATTCGAGTGAAAACAACGGATCTGATCCTGAGagcatgccatttcccgagaaatggaatatgaaacgtaagtatgaTTCTGCTTTTAATTCCTGTTCATTTT contains:
- the LOC107782686 gene encoding glucan endo-1,3-beta-glucosidase 5, translating into MGIIGMKDGIWISMILGFMVLGKVYGIGANWGTQATHPLPPNIVVKLLKDNGIQKVKLFDADSDIFKALSGSGIEVMVGIPNEMLYSLANSLGAAEKWVEKNISSFVSSNSVDIKYVAVGNEPFLSQFNGTFLPTTFPALQNIQAALIKAGLGNRVKVTIPLNADVYESSSEKPSTGDFRQDIRDLMVNIVKFLNDNGGAFTVNIYPFISLYNDPNFPADYAFFDGYSNAIDDNGKIYNNVFDANHDTLLWALQKNGYPNMSIIIGEVGWPTDGDNNANLKAAQRFNQGFMTHISGGKGTPMRPGPIDAYLFSLIDEDAKSIQPGSFERHWGIFYFDGTPKYNLSLGANSGGLVPASGVHYLARQWCVLSPSASLDDPQLADSVGYACSHADCTSLGHGTSCADLDTRGNISYAFNSYYQENDQLPTACKFPNLSMVTNTDPSPPGGTCKFKIMIQASSPKSLKSNAFTSKPVNVMLLVIVSLLSVL